The Anabas testudineus chromosome 1, fAnaTes1.2, whole genome shotgun sequence genomic sequence TAGTTACCACTTACAGTGGTAGAGTTAACACAGTAGATCACACTGCTTGCTTCATGTTCAAGTATTACTTTAACTGTATTGATTCTGTTGTAATTATTAGATCTGTTCTGTAgaacagcacaaaaaaacatagaaaaaacataaaatagaaaaaacataagtaaaataacaattatGAATTCAATAGTGCTATTTCGGACtagtcattttctgtctttcctggCAGAAATTGGTTTTCATGGTCTGGAGCTTCTTTAAAATTCATGTAAATGTGGTTGGTGTGTATTGATGCAAATgaggttgttttttgttctgtgttgtgtgaaTACAAACCTCATGTAACACTGATCTACTGCTCCACCACAATATCAGAGGTATTTAGAAAGTTGTTTTAATACATGCACTAAAGCTGAAACTGTGATACATGATCACTGTGATAACAagaactataaaaataaataaatttaatctCATCAACTCTTAATTTAAGACATGAGTAACGTTTTGTGTCAGCACTGAATCAGATTTTGAGATTTCTGAAGGTTTTCCAGGACACGTCCAGCTTATATTTGCTGTATATAGCTTATATACAGTAAGAGCCAGTCTGCAGGTTTTTATTCCATCCAGTGACCTCAGTAGCAAGTAGTTCCTCCCATCTATACAACTGTAAGAACTGATCATCTATGTGTGGAGTCTTAGATGAAGTTAAAACCTGGAGAGTTGGTTCTTTGTGCAAATGGTCTGACACTCCTAGAAATAGTTGGAGACATTAGTTCAGCAACACAAGaacaaagaattaaaaaataaggCTGTTTTCTAATAATTATGAATCTGATATTGTTTGTCGTTACAGTTGTGCAGAGCTGGGATGATTGGTGGGTGACTTACAGACAACCTACTGAGATCTGTGCTTATATCTTGCATTTCCTTAAAACTCTCTGTTTTAAacactctgtgtgtctttaagTGTTTTAGTATAGGAGGCGAGCGATTTATCCTCATAGATTAGAGAGTGTCTGTGCTCCACAGAGGTCTTTCTGGGCTCTGACGTTTCTAAGTAGTCTGACATTTGTTGGAGGAGTcataagctttctgtttggcctttgccacctccctcttcactctacgctgtgtttccttgtactcctgtctactttcctcagtcctttctacattcccacttccttctagccaacctcttcctcttgacacattcctgtacttcttcattccaccaccaagtgtctttaccttctttcctctttccagatgacacacctagcaccttcctacccgTTTCCCTGATAAACCTCTGttgtagtttcccagtcatctggaagttcatcctgaccaccaagaacaTGTgtcaacttctgcctgaattcctcacaagtttcttcattctttaacttccaccacttggtcttcttctctgtcttccctctcttcttcttcctgacctccagagtcatcttgcacaccaccatgcggtgctgtctggctacactctctcctaccaccactttgcagtcactaacctctataaatgacctcgtctacataggatgtagtccacctgcgtgctcctacctccactcttgtatgtcactctatgttcctctctcttctggaaggtaagtgttgactacagccattttccatcctcttagcaagtccaccaccatctgtccttccagattctttcctttacaccaacctgcccatcacctcctcatcacctctgttgccctcaccaacatgcccattgagtctgctccaacaacaactctctctcctctgaggatactctctatgacctcatcaaactcactccagaatctctccttctcttctaactcacagccaacctgtggcgcatacccactgactacattcaccatcaccccttcaatttctagctttaggctcatcaccctgtctgagactcttttcacctctagaacattgttcaccaaactcccccttcaggatcactcctaccccgtttctcttcctatcaacaccatggtagaacagtttgtatcctcctccaatgctacgtgccttgctgcccttccaccttgtctcctgcacacacagaacatctaccttccttctctccatcatgtctgccacGTCTCTGCCTTcccctgtcatcgtgccaacgtttagagtccctattctcagatctatgtccctgccttttcccttctctctctgaccacgaacccttctgcctcccctctttctttgaCCAACAGTCACACGGTATGAAAGTCCTATGGACGATTCGCATGATTGTTTTTGGCAAGTTTTATGCCGGATGCgcttcctgacgcaaccctctctatttatccgggcttgggaccagcacagaagtcactggctaGCAACCCCTTTGGCTAGATAGTGAACCATGATGTTCTGATGATCTGatattgtttgttgttacagTTGTGCAGAGCCAGAATGGTTGGGGGGTGACTTACAGACAACCTACTGAGATCTGTGCTTTAAAAGGATCAACAGTGACCATAAGCTGCACCTATGAATACCCATACACTGTAGAAAGAGTAGATAAAACGCTGTGGTTTACAAAAGAGAGTAATAACGTTCATGTGGACCTGAGAAGTGACCCAGATTATTCAGATCGTGTGGAGTATCAGCGTGAAAACAAAGCCTGCACTCTGACCATCAGAGACCTGAGAGAGACTGATTCAGCTGAGTACAAGTTCAGGTTCATAACGAATCATATCACTGGGAGATACACTGGAGAACCTGGAGTCACTTTGTCTGTTACAGgtaacatttaaatttgaaGAAGTattcagagtgtgtttgtgtgtactgaTACTGACAGTTCAGTCTAAAATGAAGACGTCTGTTCTTTATTCACATCCACAGACCTCCAGGTGCAGGTGATCACATCAACCTACAGGCGTTCAGAGCTCATGTGTTTGAACAGATGTTCTCTACCTGATCGTTTTACCTACATCTGGTACAAGAATGGACAAAAGATTCAGGGACAAACATCTAATACTTATTCAGGATACTTTGTGGATACAGACAGAGTTTCCTGTGCTGTAAGAGGACAGGAGTTGTTCccttctccttcagtgtgtgagtttactccactaacaacattaacaccaacTACTCATAACTAATGTGCTGCAGGTGTCTTGGAAAAGTATTTCGATCTATTTTCATGGTAGAAAATACCATGTAGTATTAAAAAAGTATCATATcatataacaaaatattttcagcagGAGACACAGAACCACAGCAGGCTtgatataaatatgtatttatatgttaatGTAAGTCCTGATGTTTGATTTCTGATGTGTTACAGCTTTTACCTGGGGAGTAACTTACACTTCTACTAAGATCTGTGGCTCCAAAGGATCAACAGTGGTCATACACTGCTCCTACAGATACCCATCCAGAGTGAATAACGTTAACACAAGAGTGACAGACAGATTCTGGtttgttaaaacaaaatataatgaaCCTTTGGATCTGAAAGAAGATTCAGATTATTCAGGTCGTGTGGAGGATCAGTGTAATGGAAACAGCTGCACTCTGACCATCAGAGACCTGAGAGAGACGGATTCAGCTGAGTACAAGTTCAGGTTCATAACAAACCATGAATCTGGGAGATACACTGGTTCACCAGGAGTCATGTTATCTGTCTCAGGTAACACTGCGACTCaaaatttgtgtttgttcttttatttatttgtacaaatgtCAGCAGTtgattctaaaataaaatttccaATCATCGTCCTCAGATCCACAGCTCCAGGTAGATGTGAGGAAATCAACAGTGAACCAGTTTTCTACCTGGACAGAACTGACATGTCGCAGCAATTGTCAACTGTCCGATCCTCATTCTTACATCTGGTACAAGAATGGAGAGAAagttgaaagagaaagaaaagaatattATATCCTAGATGGATTTGATCCTTCAAACAAATATTACTGCAGCATTGAAGTTTCAGGACATGAGCGTTTCCGTTCTCCTCCAGTGTGTGAGTTTGCTCCTCTTTGTTTCACTAgaataaaataatctggcaccAAGTTTGAACCAAATAGTTTAGAATAAATCAGACTGGTTAATAGCAACATGGAGTCATCACAGTGTTTCACCACAAcaatcattattaaaaaagaaacctaACACCTAAATACATTAGAATAACTAAGTATAGAAAGGTTAGATGTTGACCTCTGTCCAAAACTGCCTCCATCAAAAACAATGTAGAGCTGGGACAGATGAAATGTTGTGCTTTACTTTTGTAAAAGAGATAAACAGTTAAACATTAGGaattaaaaatctgtttaattttatCATACATTAGTTATATTGTATGTTTCCTTCCTGTCCAGATGCTCCAAATCTTCCTTTAGTGTCGGTGCTTCCCTCAGGTCAAATTAAGAAGGGTAGTTCAGTGACAATGtcctgtagcagtgatgctaaacCAGCAGCTAAATACACCTGGTACAAGAAAAATGGAACTGATGAACCACGGCTTGTCGATCAAGAGCGTCTGTCCTTCAGCTCCATCCAGTCCTCTGACTCTGGAGACTATTACTGTACAGCTGAGAATGAACTGGGGAGAACTGGATCTGAAATCATCTCTATTGATGTAAAATGTGAGTAACATACAGGTTATAAACTACAGTGGCACATTCAAT encodes the following:
- the LOC113162181 gene encoding B-cell receptor CD22-like isoform X2; translation: MCLNRCSLPDRFTYIWYKNGQKIQGQTSNTYSGYFVDTDRVSCAVRGQELFPSPSVSFTWGVTYTSTKICGSKGSTVVIHCSYRYPSRVNNVNTRVTDRFWFVKTKYNEPLDLKEDSDYSGRVEDQCNGNSCTLTIRDLRETDSAEYKFRFITNHESGRYTGSPGVMLSVSDPQLQVDVRKSTVNQFSTWTELTCRSNCQLSDPHSYIWYKNGEKVERERKEYYILDGFDPSNKYYCSIEVSGHERFRSPPVYAPNLPLVSVLPSGQIKKGSSVTMSCSSDAKPAAKYTWYKKNGTDEPRLVDQERLSFSSIQSSDSGDYYCTAENELGRTGSEIISIDVKYPPHPPSVSVSPSEIVEGSSVTLTCSSDANPAAKYTWYKGNRQHVHGRGTYIFTSISSKNRGKYYCEAKNQYGVINSTSLFINVQYRPNLPSVSVSPSEIVEGSSVTLTCSSDSNPAANYTWYKGNRQLIDGQEGNFTFTSISSNDTGTYYCEAGNYYGVINSTSIVIDVRYRPNLPSVLVSPSEIVEGSSVTLTCSSDANPAANYTWYKENEESPKASGQIFTITDIRSEHSGNYYCEVQNSVGRHNNTLHLTVVAGTFFS
- the LOC113162181 gene encoding B-cell receptor CD22-like isoform X1 → MCLNRCSLPDRFTYIWYKNGQKIQGQTSNTYSGYFVDTDRVSCAVRGQELFPSPSVSFTWGVTYTSTKICGSKGSTVVIHCSYRYPSRVNNVNTRVTDRFWFVKTKYNEPLDLKEDSDYSGRVEDQCNGNSCTLTIRDLRETDSAEYKFRFITNHESGRYTGSPGVMLSVSDPQLQVDVRKSTVNQFSTWTELTCRSNCQLSDPHSYIWYKNGEKVERERKEYYILDGFDPSNKYYCSIEVSGHERFRSPPVYAPNLPLVSVLPSGQIKKGSSVTMSCSSDAKPAAKYTWYKKNGTDEPRLVDQERLSFSSIQSSDSGDYYCTAENELGRTGSEIISIDVKYPPHPPSVSVSPSEIVEGSSVTLTCSSDANPAAKYTWYKGNRQHVHGRGTYIFTSISSKNRGKYYCEAKNQYGVINSTSLFINVQYRPNLPSVSVSPSEIVEGSSVTLTCSSDSNPAANYTWYKGNRQLIDGQEGNFTFTSISSNDTGTYYCEAGNYYGVINSTSIVIDVRYRPNLPSVSVSPSEIVEGSSVTLTCSSDANPAANYTWYKENEWSPKASGQIFTITDIRAEHSGNYYCVVQDTTGHYNSTLHLIVVGGKSLLIMNIIRLTLVVLMLIPLFVISLCLRMKKTRSLKTELNEPVEMIEMRETIDNMNPVI